Proteins encoded in a region of the Anomalospiza imberbis isolate Cuckoo-Finch-1a 21T00152 unplaced genomic scaffold, ASM3175350v1 scaffold_87, whole genome shotgun sequence genome:
- the LOC137467912 gene encoding peroxisomal coenzyme A diphosphatase NUDT7-like produces the protein MENAQHRLREFYVRDKFSCLTLPRATVLLPLVVRGGRLHLLLTVRSMQVPGGLRGARSFPGNHCAAETRDVCSPCRKPKTNFEAGQMSNLVTPVVGFVEDTFQVTPNPDEVSEVFVVPLEYFVKPLNYNTFAYKTSSGYLTQIHCFT, from the exons ATGGAGAATGCCCAACACCGCCTGAGGGAGTTCTATGTCAGGGACAAGTTCTCCTGCTTGACGCTGCCCAGAGCCACCGTGCTGCTGCCGCTTGTGGTGCGAGGGGGGCGGCTGCACCTGCTGCTCACCGTCCGCTCCATGCAGGTACCGGGGGGGCTCCGAGGGGCTCGATCCTTCCCGGGGAACCATTG CGCGGCTGAGACCAGAGACGTCTGCAGCCCGTGCAGAAAACCAAAGACCAACTTTGAGGCCGGTCAG aTGAGTAACTTGGTGACACCAGTTGTAGGATTTGTGGAAGATACATTCCAGGTCACTCCTAATCCAGATGAAGTGAGCGAGGTTTTTGTTGTGCCTTTGGAGTACTTTGTCAAGCCCTTAAATTACAACACCTTTGCTTATAAAACCTCCTCAGGTTACTTAACTCAGATACACTGCTTTACATAG